A region of Leclercia adecarboxylata DNA encodes the following proteins:
- a CDS encoding tartrate dehydrogenase yields the protein MKDYAIAAIPADGIGPEVITAGIEVLHALAQRQGNMRFSVHTFEWGSDYYKTHGVMMPEDGLAQLKAFDAIYFGAVGAPDVPDHITLWGLRLPICQGFDQYANVRPTKILPGIQSPLRKAVPGTLDWVIVRENSEGEYSGHGGRAHRGLPEEVGTEVAIFTRTGVTRIMRYAFRLAQTRPRKLLTVVTKSNAQRHGMVMWDEIAAEVAREFPDVTWDKMLVDAMTVRMTLHPESLDTIVATNLHADILSDLAGALAGSLGVAPTANIDPERRFPSMFEPIHGSAFDITGKGIANPVASFWTAAQMLEHLGEAEAAARLMTAVEQVCAEGIMTPDVGGTANTREVTQAVIRAIAEG from the coding sequence ATGAAAGATTACGCGATTGCAGCCATCCCCGCAGACGGTATCGGTCCGGAAGTGATCACCGCAGGGATAGAGGTGTTACATGCGCTGGCGCAGCGTCAGGGAAATATGCGTTTCTCGGTACACACCTTTGAATGGGGTTCGGACTATTACAAAACCCACGGCGTGATGATGCCGGAGGACGGACTGGCGCAGTTAAAAGCTTTTGATGCCATCTACTTTGGCGCTGTGGGTGCCCCGGACGTGCCGGACCACATCACCCTCTGGGGGCTGCGTCTGCCGATTTGCCAGGGCTTCGACCAGTACGCCAACGTGCGACCGACCAAAATCCTGCCGGGCATTCAGTCTCCGCTGCGAAAGGCGGTGCCGGGCACCCTCGACTGGGTGATTGTGCGTGAGAACTCGGAAGGGGAATACTCCGGTCACGGCGGGCGGGCGCACCGCGGTCTGCCGGAAGAGGTGGGCACCGAGGTGGCGATTTTCACCCGCACCGGGGTGACGCGCATCATGCGCTATGCCTTCCGTCTGGCGCAGACGCGTCCGCGAAAGCTGTTAACCGTGGTGACCAAGTCCAACGCCCAGCGTCACGGGATGGTGATGTGGGATGAGATCGCCGCCGAAGTCGCCCGTGAGTTCCCGGATGTCACCTGGGACAAAATGCTGGTGGATGCCATGACCGTCCGAATGACCCTGCACCCGGAGTCGCTGGACACCATCGTGGCCACCAACCTGCACGCCGACATCCTCTCCGATCTGGCAGGCGCCCTGGCGGGCAGCCTGGGGGTGGCGCCGACCGCTAATATCGACCCGGAGCGCCGCTTCCCGTCGATGTTCGAACCGATCCACGGCTCGGCGTTTGATATCACCGGCAAGGGCATCGCCAACCCTGTCGCCAGCTTCTGGACCGCGGCGCAGATGCTGGAGCATCTGGGCGAAGCCGAAGCCGCCGCCCGTCTGATGACCGCCGTGGAGCAGGTCTGCGCCGAGGGGATCATGACCCCGGACGTGGGCGGCACGGCCAATACCCGCGAGGTCACCCAGGCGGTGATCCGCGCCATCGCAGAAGGCTGA
- a CDS encoding MFS transporter produces MTCTIEQRVMRKITLRIVPFIMLLYFIAFLDRVNIGFAALTMNADLGFSPAVFGFGAGIFFLGYFLFEVPSNLILHKVGARIWIARVMITWGLVSGGMAFVQGTTSFYTLRFLLGVAEAGFFPGIILYLSYWFPAQKRAQVTAIFMAAAPISTALGSPISAALLEMHGMMGFAGWQWMFVLEAVPAVILGVVVLFWLTDRPEKAKWLSEEERGWLIGTLQREQAAKQATAQHSVWKGLLDKRVLALSLVYFGTSAGLYTLGIWSPQIIKTLGVSSMTVGLLNAIPAVIAVVAMVLWARHSDKTGERSWHVIAACIVAAAGLFMAGSTASIVGVILALTIVNCGISASKPPLWSMPTLFLSGSAAAAGIATINSLGNLGGFVGPFMIGLIKQHTGSYTWGLWFVAGLLILSSLVVLWLSASSRKTQTSEPLVQSKH; encoded by the coding sequence ATGACCTGCACAATCGAACAACGGGTAATGCGCAAAATCACCTTGCGCATCGTGCCCTTCATCATGCTGTTGTACTTCATCGCCTTCCTTGACCGCGTGAACATCGGTTTCGCGGCGCTCACCATGAATGCCGACCTCGGATTCTCTCCGGCGGTGTTTGGCTTTGGGGCCGGGATCTTCTTCCTCGGCTATTTCCTGTTTGAAGTTCCCTCCAACCTCATCCTGCACAAGGTCGGGGCGCGCATCTGGATTGCGCGGGTGATGATCACCTGGGGGCTGGTCTCCGGTGGCATGGCCTTTGTTCAGGGCACCACCAGCTTCTATACCCTGCGTTTCCTGCTCGGCGTGGCGGAAGCCGGGTTCTTCCCGGGGATCATCCTCTACTTAAGCTACTGGTTCCCGGCACAGAAGCGCGCCCAGGTCACAGCCATCTTTATGGCGGCGGCCCCCATCTCCACCGCGCTCGGCTCGCCGATCTCCGCCGCGCTGCTGGAGATGCACGGCATGATGGGCTTTGCCGGCTGGCAGTGGATGTTTGTTCTGGAAGCGGTTCCGGCGGTGATCCTCGGCGTGGTGGTGCTGTTCTGGCTGACCGACCGCCCGGAAAAAGCGAAATGGCTCAGCGAAGAGGAGCGCGGCTGGCTGATTGGCACCCTGCAACGGGAGCAGGCGGCGAAACAGGCCACGGCGCAGCACAGCGTCTGGAAAGGGCTGCTGGATAAACGCGTGCTGGCGCTCTCCCTGGTCTACTTCGGCACCTCCGCCGGGCTCTATACCCTGGGTATCTGGTCCCCGCAGATCATCAAAACCCTCGGCGTCTCCTCCATGACCGTCGGCCTGCTGAACGCTATTCCGGCGGTGATTGCGGTGGTGGCGATGGTGCTCTGGGCGCGTCATTCGGACAAAACCGGCGAACGCTCGTGGCACGTGATTGCCGCCTGCATCGTGGCTGCTGCCGGGCTGTTTATGGCGGGCAGTACGGCAAGCATCGTCGGCGTGATCCTGGCCCTGACCATCGTTAACTGCGGCATCAGCGCCTCTAAACCGCCGCTGTGGAGCATGCCAACGCTGTTCCTTTCCGGTTCAGCGGCGGCTGCAGGTATCGCCACCATCAACTCACTCGGCAATCTCGGCGGCTTTGTCGGCCCGTTCATGATTGGCCTGATTAAGCAGCACACCGGCAGTTACACCTGGGGGCTGTGGTTTGTCGCCGGGTTACTGATCCTCTCCTCGCTTGTTGTGCTCTGGCTGTCGGCATCCAGCCGTAAAACCCAGACCAGCGAACCCTTAGTTCAGTCAAAACATTAA
- a CDS encoding LysR family transcriptional regulator, with translation MELQHLRCFLAVAETLHFGQAAQRLDMLPSALGRNIRLLEEALGTRLFTRSTRRVALTENGVLLREEARKLLAHADAIMLQFRQNPRRSQPLLRVGTIDSAAIGLLPGLLQLFRQHYPEVEIQLFEDKTVHLLPKLKSGRLDLVFIRPPAQLDVQFGRAFLCNEPGILALPASHPFAERDAVDIVELEGMPMILPERRSRPHSHDLTMNLFHHAGIEVTVSQMADEKQTIINLVAAGIGLAIVPAWSSRYLMPGVKFVKLNGADRMGMPLEAVWMAGAQDEIRDNMLLMLDEHPELYV, from the coding sequence ATGGAACTACAACACCTGCGCTGTTTCCTGGCGGTGGCAGAGACCCTGCATTTCGGCCAGGCGGCACAGCGGCTGGATATGCTGCCCTCCGCCCTGGGAAGAAACATTCGTCTTTTAGAAGAGGCACTTGGCACGCGTCTGTTTACCCGATCGACCCGCCGGGTGGCGCTCACCGAGAACGGCGTCCTGCTGCGGGAAGAGGCGCGAAAACTGCTCGCCCATGCCGACGCGATTATGTTGCAATTTCGTCAAAATCCGCGCCGCTCGCAGCCGCTTTTACGCGTCGGAACCATCGACAGTGCGGCCATCGGTTTACTTCCCGGGCTGCTGCAGCTGTTCCGCCAACACTACCCGGAGGTGGAGATCCAGCTGTTCGAGGATAAGACGGTGCATCTGCTGCCGAAGCTGAAAAGCGGCAGGCTGGATCTGGTGTTTATCCGCCCGCCGGCCCAGCTCGACGTGCAGTTTGGCCGGGCGTTTTTGTGCAACGAGCCGGGTATCCTGGCCCTGCCCGCCAGCCACCCGTTTGCGGAGCGCGACGCGGTGGATATCGTCGAGCTGGAAGGGATGCCGATGATCCTGCCCGAGCGGCGCTCGCGCCCGCACAGCCATGACCTGACCATGAATCTGTTCCATCACGCTGGCATTGAGGTGACAGTGTCACAGATGGCGGATGAGAAGCAGACCATTATCAATCTGGTGGCGGCGGGAATTGGGCTGGCGATTGTGCCCGCATGGAGCAGTCGCTATCTGATGCCGGGGGTAAAGTTTGTGAAGCTGAACGGTGCCGATCGGATGGGAATGCCGCTGGAGGCGGTGTGGATGGCCGGAGCCCAGGATGAGATTCGGGATAATATGCTATTGATGCTTGACGAGCATCCGGAGTTGTATGTTTAG
- a CDS encoding PAAR domain-containing protein — protein MQDNKEIKIMKGIIRLNDPLVSGGKVTTASGADFMGKPVALRGDFVQCPTHKGTFPINECHPTWTMHGRGVVVDGCHAACSCEIKSTLPVAGAS, from the coding sequence ATGCAGGACAATAAGGAGATAAAAATAATGAAAGGTATAATTCGATTAAATGACCCGCTGGTAAGCGGTGGAAAGGTAACAACAGCCTCTGGTGCAGACTTTATGGGTAAGCCCGTGGCCCTGAGAGGTGATTTTGTGCAATGCCCGACGCACAAAGGGACTTTTCCTATCAATGAATGTCATCCCACCTGGACTATGCACGGCAGAGGGGTTGTGGTGGATGGTTGTCATGCGGCCTGTAGCTGCGAAATCAAAAGTACCTTGCCTGTTGCGGGGGCTTCGTGA